A window from Polyangium spumosum encodes these proteins:
- the gndA gene encoding NADP-dependent phosphogluconate dehydrogenase, whose amino-acid sequence MEAARAKIGLVGLGVMGENLALNIERHGFPIAVYNREPEKVDHLLATRAKGLRFFGAHSPAELARLLERPRKIILLVKAGQPVDWTIEQIRPHLEPGDIIVDGGNSWYEDTERRQKELAASGIRFVGSGVSGGEEGALWGPSLMPGGERDAYEEIRPVWEAIAAKVDDGPCVTYIGPGGSGHFVKMVHNGIEYGDMQLIAEAYDILHRGLGFSADRLAEVFARWNEGVLSSFLIEITAKIFRAKDAETGAPLVDLILDKAGQKGTGLWTSKVALDLGVAIPTIDAAIMARLLSGRKNERIEAARVLEGPKAGGFQGDEAEIVAAVHDALYAAKICSYTQGMALLRAASDTFRWDLPLGEIAGIWRGGCIIRAELLGGIREAYSKRADLPSLLLDDRFREAMARSQPGFRKAVAFAQGLGIPCLAFSSSLAYYDSHRSARLPQNLTQAQRDYFGAHTYERVDKPELGAVHTDWPSLVG is encoded by the coding sequence ATGGAAGCGGCTCGAGCGAAGATCGGCCTCGTCGGCCTCGGGGTGATGGGAGAGAACCTCGCCCTCAACATCGAGCGGCATGGTTTTCCCATCGCCGTCTACAACCGCGAACCCGAAAAGGTCGACCACCTGCTCGCCACGCGCGCGAAGGGGCTGCGTTTCTTCGGGGCGCACAGCCCCGCCGAGCTCGCGCGGCTCCTCGAACGTCCGCGCAAGATCATCCTGCTCGTGAAAGCAGGCCAGCCCGTCGATTGGACGATCGAGCAGATCCGCCCGCACCTCGAGCCCGGCGATATCATCGTCGACGGCGGCAATTCCTGGTACGAGGACACCGAGCGCCGCCAGAAGGAGCTCGCCGCGTCTGGCATTCGATTCGTCGGCTCCGGCGTCTCGGGCGGCGAGGAGGGCGCGCTCTGGGGCCCCTCGCTCATGCCCGGCGGCGAGCGTGACGCGTACGAGGAGATCCGCCCCGTCTGGGAGGCCATTGCCGCGAAGGTCGACGACGGCCCCTGCGTCACGTACATCGGCCCCGGCGGGTCGGGCCATTTCGTGAAAATGGTCCATAACGGCATCGAGTACGGCGACATGCAGCTCATCGCCGAGGCCTACGACATCCTCCACCGCGGCCTCGGCTTCTCCGCCGATCGCCTCGCCGAGGTCTTCGCGCGCTGGAACGAGGGCGTCCTCTCCTCGTTCCTCATCGAGATCACGGCCAAGATCTTCCGCGCGAAGGACGCCGAGACGGGCGCGCCGCTCGTCGATCTCATCCTCGACAAGGCGGGTCAGAAGGGCACGGGCCTCTGGACGTCGAAGGTCGCGCTCGACCTCGGCGTCGCCATTCCCACGATCGACGCCGCCATCATGGCGCGCCTCCTCTCGGGCCGGAAAAACGAGCGTATCGAGGCCGCGCGGGTCCTCGAAGGGCCGAAGGCGGGGGGCTTTCAGGGCGACGAGGCCGAGATCGTCGCGGCCGTGCACGACGCCCTGTATGCCGCCAAGATCTGCTCCTACACCCAGGGCATGGCCCTCCTCCGCGCCGCCTCGGACACGTTCCGCTGGGATCTGCCGCTCGGCGAGATCGCGGGCATCTGGAGGGGCGGGTGCATCATCCGCGCCGAGCTCCTCGGCGGCATCCGGGAGGCGTATTCGAAGCGCGCCGATCTCCCGAGCCTGCTCCTCGACGATCGTTTTCGCGAGGCGATGGCCCGATCGCAGCCCGGCTTCCGCAAGGCCGTCGCGTTCGCGCAGGGACTCGGCATTCCGTGCCTCGCGTTCTCGTCGAGCCTCGCCTATTACGACAGCCATCGCTCGGCGCGCCTGCCGCAGAACCTGACCCAGGCCCAGCGCGATTACTTCGGCGCCCACACCTACGAGCGCGTGGACAAACCGGAGCTCGGCGCCGTGCACACCGACTGGCCCTCGCTCGTCGGCTGA
- a CDS encoding TAT-variant-translocated molybdopterin oxidoreductase translates to MGNDVRALWEKILAGKTGRDYWRSLAELVSEGAPPEDRQREFPEGVDERPDEPSRRSFLKLLGASMALAGVTGCVKDPVEKILPYTYRTPEVTPGLSRYYATSMTLDGLATGLLVESREGRPIKIEGNPEHPASLGAAGALEQASILGLYDPHRARAITQNGALRPWEALAAELARPRADRGAGLRILIEPTASPLLTSLLDRLLTAYPAARVTVHSSLDTSEPSRGGLLAFGRPLTPQLDLRNASVIVSLDSDFLDGQGMHLRYSRHFAERRRPGWPDPTMNRLYVVESLPSCTGTVADHKLRRRSSEIGTFAAALAAEILLGGKPPSAVSPEIVTALRPFLGREERALVGAIARDLVRAGRGGLVVVGDRQPSHVHALGALLNSVLGAMGSTVTMTDPILWDPGTAGQGLAALVTEMHAGAVDTLVILGGNPVYAAPGDLDFKAALGKVRQSVYLGLYMDETGARTTWFVPGTHYLESWADGRAGDGTASVVQPLIRPLFGGRTESELLAVMLGDTYANAHGLVRERWRALLGEANFEAKWEATLQRGFLPGSEAPPARADLSPQGITAALAALAAAPPPLPDRYELGFYRDYRVHDGQFANNPWLQELPDPTTKITWDNAALMSVRTASELGVANEDLVEITLPFVDPTQAVITTNPPPHATVVLPVFVMAGHADRAISLRLGYGRSGLPVAEGVGKNVQPLRRYGRTFVHGATVRPTGERYPLAQTQKHWDLHDRPIALSATLDAYRAHPHFAHEHKGPVLSILPTVHHEGDQWAMSIDTSICTGCSACVVACQAENNIPVVGKEGVLRSREMHWLRIDTYHTGEVDAPEVVHQPMLCQHCEKAPCEYVCPVNATVHSPDGLNEMVYNRCIGTRFCSNNCPYKVRRFNWFDWIEEKPEYNSEIRTLQKNPDVTVRERGVMEKCTFCVQRIRRAEIDASIERRSIRPGEVKTACEEACPTRAIRFGSLAHGETDMVRWREEPRSFGVLHELGTQPRIRYLAMIKNPNPEVG, encoded by the coding sequence TTGGGCAACGACGTACGCGCGCTCTGGGAGAAGATCCTCGCAGGCAAGACGGGCCGCGATTACTGGCGCAGCCTCGCCGAGCTCGTCTCCGAGGGGGCGCCTCCCGAGGACAGGCAAAGGGAGTTTCCCGAGGGGGTGGACGAGCGTCCGGACGAACCCTCGCGCCGCAGCTTCCTGAAGCTCCTCGGCGCGAGCATGGCGCTCGCGGGCGTCACGGGCTGCGTCAAGGACCCCGTCGAGAAGATCCTCCCGTACACCTACCGTACGCCCGAGGTCACGCCGGGTCTGTCCCGGTATTACGCGACGAGCATGACGCTCGACGGGCTCGCGACGGGCCTGCTCGTCGAGAGCCGCGAGGGGCGGCCCATCAAGATCGAGGGCAACCCCGAGCATCCGGCCAGCCTCGGCGCGGCGGGCGCGCTCGAGCAGGCGTCCATCCTCGGCCTCTACGACCCGCACCGTGCGCGGGCCATCACGCAAAATGGCGCGCTGCGCCCGTGGGAAGCGCTCGCGGCGGAGCTCGCGCGCCCGCGCGCCGATCGTGGCGCCGGGCTGCGTATCCTGATCGAGCCCACGGCCTCGCCGCTCCTCACGAGCCTGCTCGATCGGCTGCTCACGGCTTATCCGGCCGCGCGCGTCACCGTGCATTCGTCCCTGGACACGAGCGAGCCGAGCCGGGGAGGCCTGCTCGCTTTCGGTCGGCCGCTCACGCCCCAGCTCGATCTCCGGAATGCCTCCGTCATCGTCTCGCTCGATTCCGACTTCCTCGACGGGCAGGGCATGCATTTGCGGTACTCGCGCCATTTCGCGGAGCGCCGCCGCCCGGGCTGGCCGGACCCCACGATGAACCGGCTCTACGTCGTCGAGAGCTTGCCGAGCTGCACGGGCACCGTCGCGGATCACAAGCTCCGCCGGCGTTCGAGCGAGATCGGGACGTTCGCCGCGGCCCTCGCGGCCGAGATCCTCCTCGGAGGAAAGCCGCCCTCGGCCGTATCGCCCGAAATCGTCACGGCGCTACGCCCCTTCCTTGGCCGCGAGGAGCGGGCCCTCGTCGGCGCCATTGCGCGAGACCTCGTCCGCGCGGGCAGGGGCGGCCTCGTCGTCGTCGGCGACAGACAACCTTCGCACGTGCACGCCCTCGGCGCTCTCTTGAACTCCGTCCTCGGCGCCATGGGCTCCACGGTCACCATGACCGATCCCATTCTCTGGGATCCCGGGACGGCCGGGCAGGGCCTCGCCGCGCTCGTCACGGAAATGCACGCCGGCGCGGTCGACACGCTCGTCATCCTGGGTGGCAACCCCGTGTACGCCGCGCCGGGCGATCTCGATTTCAAAGCGGCGCTCGGCAAGGTCCGCCAGAGCGTCTACCTCGGCCTCTACATGGACGAGACCGGCGCGCGGACCACATGGTTCGTCCCGGGCACACATTACCTAGAATCCTGGGCCGACGGCCGCGCGGGGGACGGCACCGCGTCCGTCGTGCAGCCCCTCATTCGCCCGCTCTTCGGCGGGCGGACCGAGTCCGAGCTCCTCGCCGTGATGCTCGGCGATACGTACGCGAATGCGCACGGGCTCGTGCGGGAGCGCTGGCGGGCGCTGCTCGGCGAGGCCAATTTCGAGGCCAAGTGGGAGGCGACCTTGCAACGCGGCTTCTTGCCGGGCTCCGAGGCGCCGCCCGCCCGGGCCGATCTATCCCCGCAAGGGATCACCGCCGCCCTCGCGGCCCTCGCCGCCGCGCCGCCGCCGCTCCCCGATCGGTACGAGCTCGGGTTTTACCGGGATTACCGCGTCCACGACGGCCAGTTCGCGAACAACCCGTGGCTCCAGGAGCTCCCCGATCCCACGACGAAGATCACCTGGGACAATGCGGCGCTCATGAGCGTCCGCACGGCGAGCGAGCTCGGCGTCGCGAATGAAGACCTCGTGGAGATCACGCTGCCCTTCGTCGATCCGACGCAGGCGGTGATCACGACGAACCCGCCGCCGCACGCGACCGTCGTGTTGCCGGTCTTCGTCATGGCGGGCCACGCCGACCGGGCCATTTCCTTGCGCCTCGGGTATGGCCGGTCGGGCCTGCCCGTCGCCGAGGGTGTCGGGAAAAACGTCCAGCCGCTCCGCCGGTACGGCCGAACCTTCGTCCACGGCGCGACCGTGCGGCCCACGGGCGAGAGATACCCTCTCGCGCAGACCCAGAAACACTGGGATTTGCACGACCGGCCGATCGCCCTCTCCGCGACGCTCGACGCGTACCGCGCGCATCCGCATTTCGCCCACGAGCACAAGGGCCCCGTGCTCTCGATTTTGCCCACGGTCCATCATGAGGGCGATCAGTGGGCGATGAGCATCGACACGTCGATCTGCACGGGCTGCAGCGCGTGCGTCGTCGCTTGCCAGGCCGAGAACAACATCCCCGTCGTGGGCAAGGAGGGCGTCCTCCGCAGCCGCGAGATGCACTGGCTCCGCATCGACACGTATCACACGGGCGAGGTCGACGCGCCGGAGGTCGTCCATCAGCCCATGTTGTGCCAGCACTGCGAAAAGGCGCCCTGCGAGTACGTCTGTCCGGTGAACGCCACCGTCCACAGCCCCGACGGGCTCAACGAGATGGTGTACAACCGCTGCATCGGCACGCGGTTCTGCTCGAACAACTGCCCCTACAAGGTGCGGCGGTTCAACTGGTTCGACTGGATCGAGGAGAAGCCGGAGTACAATAGCGAGATTCGTACGCTCCAGAAAAACCCCGACGTCACCGTCCGCGAGCGCGGCGTGATGGAGAAGTGCACGTTCTGCGTGCAGCGCATCCGGCGCGCCGAGATCGACGCCAGCATCGAGCGCAGGAGCATCCGACCGGGCGAGGTCAAGACGGCCTGCGAGGAGGCCTGCCCGACGCGCGCCATTCGTTTCGGCTCGCTCGCGCACGGGGAGACCGACATGGTCCGCTGGCGCGAGGAGCCGCGCAGCTTTGGCGTCCTGCACGAGCTCGGCACCCAGCCGCGTATTCGGTACCTCGCCATGATCAAGAACCCGAACCCGGAGGTGGGTTGA
- the nrfD gene encoding NrfD/PsrC family molybdoenzyme membrane anchor subunit: protein MATEPVLIGRPTDAELSDQLLSTAWRPWRKLGKIGFLVAILGTLSLFAGITLTVMYGIGMWGNNIPVGWGFGIINFVWWVGIGHAGTFISAVLLLFEQKWRTSINRFAEAMTLFAVLQAALFPVLHLGRPWLAYWIFPYPSTMDVWPQFKSALPWDAAAISTYFTVSLVFWYTGLIPDLAAMRDRAPTRAKRMIYGIFALGFTGASSSYRHYRVVYGLLAGLSTPLVLSVHSIVSSDFAITLVPGWHSTIFPPFFVAGAIFSGFAMVLTLVIPVRSLFRLENVITKRHLDNLAKMVLVTSWVVTYSYILEFFMAWYSGDEYEIYQFFEARPFGPWAWIFWTMMICNSVIPQVFWSSKARSSLAVLWFVSLLVNVGMWAERFVIIVMGLQRDYLPSAWDVFVPSPVDWAIFLGTMGFFLLLFLLFLRFVPFIPLAEVKELKHELSHEEGH, encoded by the coding sequence ATGGCCACGGAGCCGGTCCTCATCGGGCGCCCCACGGACGCCGAGCTCTCCGACCAGCTCCTCTCGACCGCCTGGCGGCCGTGGAGAAAGCTCGGGAAAATCGGCTTCCTCGTCGCCATCCTCGGCACGTTGTCGTTGTTCGCCGGGATCACGCTCACCGTGATGTACGGCATCGGGATGTGGGGGAACAACATCCCGGTCGGCTGGGGGTTCGGCATCATCAATTTCGTCTGGTGGGTCGGTATCGGCCACGCGGGCACCTTCATCTCGGCCGTGCTCCTGCTCTTCGAGCAGAAATGGCGCACCAGCATCAACCGGTTCGCCGAGGCGATGACGCTCTTCGCCGTCCTCCAGGCCGCCCTGTTCCCGGTCCTGCACCTCGGGCGGCCCTGGCTCGCCTACTGGATTTTCCCGTATCCCTCCACGATGGACGTGTGGCCGCAATTCAAGAGCGCGCTCCCCTGGGACGCTGCGGCCATCTCGACCTATTTCACGGTCTCGCTCGTCTTCTGGTACACGGGCCTCATCCCCGACCTCGCGGCCATGCGGGATCGCGCTCCGACCCGGGCGAAGCGGATGATCTATGGCATCTTCGCGCTCGGCTTCACCGGCGCGTCGAGCTCCTACCGCCATTACCGTGTGGTTTATGGCCTGCTCGCGGGTTTATCGACGCCGCTCGTGCTCTCCGTGCACTCGATCGTGAGCTCGGACTTCGCGATCACGCTCGTGCCCGGCTGGCACTCCACCATTTTCCCGCCGTTCTTCGTCGCGGGCGCGATCTTCTCCGGGTTCGCCATGGTGCTCACCCTGGTGATCCCCGTCAGGAGCCTGTTCCGCCTGGAGAACGTCATCACGAAGAGGCACCTCGACAACCTCGCCAAGATGGTCCTCGTGACGAGCTGGGTCGTCACGTACTCGTACATCCTCGAGTTCTTCATGGCGTGGTACAGCGGCGACGAATACGAGATCTACCAGTTCTTCGAGGCGCGCCCCTTCGGGCCCTGGGCCTGGATCTTCTGGACGATGATGATCTGCAATTCGGTCATCCCGCAGGTCTTCTGGTCCAGCAAGGCGCGGAGCAGCCTCGCCGTCCTCTGGTTCGTCTCGCTCCTCGTCAACGTCGGCATGTGGGCCGAGCGCTTCGTGATCATCGTCATGGGCCTGCAGCGCGATTACCTGCCCTCGGCCTGGGACGTGTTCGTCCCGAGCCCGGTCGACTGGGCCATTTTCCTCGGCACCATGGGGTTCTTCCTGCTGCTCTTCCTGCTCTTCTTGCGGTTCGTCCCCTTCATTCCGCTCGCCGAGGTGAAGGAGCTCAAGCACGAGCTCTCGCACGAGGAGGGACATTGA
- a CDS encoding cytochrome c3 family protein: protein MAALFRPWTNTAFRIALLGLVGGVGALVAAPMIWVRTPNWRRQLDQIDQPVEFDHRHHVQDDGIDCLYCHKEATVSATAGIPSTDLCMGCHNQVWNQSPMLEPVRRSYFSGMPIPWNRVHDVPDYVYFNHAIHVNKGVGCVTCHGRVDEMGRVYQVADLSMQWCLECHRQPERFVRPLDRITDMTWVSADQSALGPYLVREYGVRSITTCTACHR, encoded by the coding sequence ATGGCGGCACTCTTTCGTCCCTGGACCAATACGGCCTTCCGGATCGCGCTCCTCGGCCTCGTCGGCGGCGTGGGCGCGCTCGTCGCCGCGCCCATGATCTGGGTGCGCACGCCGAACTGGAGGCGGCAGCTCGATCAGATCGATCAGCCCGTCGAGTTCGACCACCGGCACCACGTACAGGACGACGGTATCGATTGCCTCTACTGCCATAAAGAGGCGACCGTATCCGCCACGGCCGGCATCCCCTCGACCGACCTCTGCATGGGTTGTCACAACCAGGTCTGGAACCAGAGCCCCATGCTCGAGCCCGTCCGGCGGAGCTACTTCTCCGGCATGCCCATCCCGTGGAACCGTGTCCACGACGTCCCCGACTACGTCTATTTCAATCACGCGATCCACGTGAACAAGGGCGTCGGGTGCGTCACTTGCCATGGCCGCGTCGACGAGATGGGCCGCGTCTACCAGGTCGCCGATCTGAGCATGCAGTGGTGCCTCGAATGCCACAGGCAGCCGGAGAGGTTCGTCCGGCCGCTCGACCGCATCACCGACATGACCTGGGTGTCCGCCGATCAATCTGCCCTCGGGCCGTACCTGGTACGCGAATACGGCGTTCGAAGCATCACCACCTGCACCGCCTGCCATCGATAG